The following is a genomic window from Carassius carassius chromosome 24, fCarCar2.1, whole genome shotgun sequence.
AATGGCAGCCAAACCCAAAAGAGATTATATATTCATCCTTATTTTGACTTGTCTTACACTAACGGTGTCTAAAATTGCAGGAACTCTTCAGTGACAACATCAGAGGTCTCTGACCTGCATATTTAAGGTGATCTCTAACCTCTAAGTGTATCCAGGGAATGTACTTCACTTGTGCTATTCTCGTCCCAGCCGGGTGAAAACTACCCAGACCCACTCTCCAATCTCCAATTAGAATTTCTCACATCAATTCTTCACAGCAACAATTGCAACTGAGTGAGAAAGAGGCTGTTTATGGATCTTTGCCCTCCACCATGCCACAGAATGCAGCCATGTGAATGAACACACATATTAAAAGCTTTCTGAAACCATGGGATATGATGACAGATCTTCTGGACATGAAGTATTTGTTCCCTTTGAGCTTGCCCGGGGAACAGAAAAATACATGCAACAGAGAAGGTGAGGTTCACACTTGGATGCACAAACCACAGATGCTTCCTCAAAGCGCTTGTATTTCAAGCCCACAGTGAATTTACAAGACGCTTCTGCTCATCCTTCTGTAATCCAACTTAGCTTAAAGCGATAAGGATAAAGAGTTTAAAAACAACTCTGTTGTGTGACTGCATTTGTAGCATTATAATACATGCATTTATAGTCTCAGCTTTCTTTTGAAGTGTGACTGATTTTGCTGCTTTACTTTAAAGGAGTGTGAGAGGAAGATGTGGAAGACAAAGGTGTGAatacttaatatttaaatgtgcatttgtttttacatttagattatacTTCCCATTATCTAACGCTATTactaattttataaaatgtttaaatgaaagctttagcataTCAGAAAATGGATATCTGTTTTTTTAtgatatacattatacatttgtgATGCCTAAATACACTTGTAGCAttgatttcagtttttatttatttggacaAAACAGTAGTGGATTCTGTTACCAACCATAACATCTAAATTATCTTAAAGACAAAGtacacccaaaattgaaaatttgctgaaagttTTTTCTCAGGCCAAGTCCACAATCCATAATAATCCTTTATACAGTAAAGAATTGCATTCTCCTGTtattctctcacatcaaaatcatcAGCTTATtcatttagaactgttttcaattGTGTttggtctgtgcatatttctctcctgattcagatgagtcaacttttttttgttttacttgagaaagcaatattatggatagaggacttgtattttagccagaagcttgtgaaagtttgaagttaaaaatgtcttgatgaatttgtttattatgaacacactgctttttgcttcacaagacattcattgattaacaggagtggtgtggattacctgtggattattgtgatgtttttgtttgaactcccaatctgacggcacccattcactgcagttgaatccattggtgagcaagtgatgtaatgcttaatcttttctgatgatgaaacaaactcaaaCTTACTACTGTTGTATGAACATTATTCCGTTTTATGACAgaaagcagaaataaaatgtaGTAAATTATAGACAAGTAATGGCTGTAAGTATTAGAAAAGAGTATCTAATATTTTGTACATGTTGTTTATATTTTACTTGAACAAACAAATATGAATATTCATGCTTCTCtgtttttcatgattatgaggagCAGCTAAGAGAGGTCACGCTGGGTTAAGATCACAACAGTCTGAAGGACAGATTTTCAGCTTTCATAATTCAGCTTTGTGCTGGTCACTAGTCAGTGCATGTATATTATGTACCCCAAAGAGATTCTAATGTAATGCAAAAGAAAAATAGGTTTGGAAAGATGATATCATCTCACATGTTCCTACTTCCTGCCAGAAAGCAGCACACGTACGTGTATCAGTGGTTTAAACTGACTTTAACAGAACTTTTCAATGACACACAAGTAAGGTCACCTCAGGCTAAACTGAATGCATTAATGTAATTGGGTCATTGCACATGTGCTCAAGTTCATTGTTAATTTTAGGCATTTTTGGACAATGGGTGACAAACATTTGCACATTTGCTGTATAATATAAACCTTTGAAGAAACATGCAGAATCAAAAGCATCTGCAATTCAGTAAGTATGCTGGTGGGACGGAGACAATTTGTTTGTGAAGGCCCGGATTCAGATTTCATTCTAGTGATACACTTGTCTTGAAGAACAGAGTATAAATCAAGTCTGAGTCCATTGATTTTTAGTGTAATTGTAAAGAGGTCACACATATGGACTTGGTTTAGGCTCATATGTCATCTGTGAAAACCACAGAATCTgtttaatttatgtatatattagaCGTCCATAGATTTTAATCCATCAATCGAGATTGCAACCCAGTCGTGTTAACAGATTGCCTCCAATCCAGGGTCACAGATCCAGCTTTTAAATGAACCACTCTTACGGGAAAAACAGCTATTGTTTAGTTAAAAGATAGGTCTGGTTGATTGGGAAATTTCCCCAGTGAGACCTCTGCATCCTGCTGCGTGTTGTACAACTGTAATACAGGACACCCATTAGCAGGGTCATATGGTGCCCTGGATAGTTTAGTGTTTAAACAGTCCTAAATAGATCCATTTTAGGGCAGCAGGATTACACGAAGAACCAGGATGATGCTCAGAATGTGAGGCAGACTTATAGAGGCCCCAAATTTAGTCCATATGTAACTGCTGTGCTTTATTAAAAAGACAAAACCGTTCAAAACAGGGCATCTGCACCTGTTCAGTGATATTAAACCCTGCTCTAAACTGATCTCATTGTGGCAGACCTCATAAATCACATGCCGATACATATGAGGGCGTGATGAGAATGTCGAGTGACCAAGCAAAACATACCAGTGATCAAGTAAGTGGTTTTGCCCCATCAACTGGTGATAAATCAGGACCTGCTGTGCATTACAACTCTTCTGATTAAAGTGCTCACCTGGACCGGCCCCAAACCTTGCGCTCCTTTAGCGCTGGCTCATGCAGGATGCTGTTGGAAATCTCATTAGCGAGAACTTGCACAGATTGATTAGTGCTAACTAAGACATCTATGACTGCCAGGTGCCTCCAAATGCCTCAGTGACTGTGCAACCTGAGACAGAAAGCTGAACACATCTGGTGCACACAGTATGAGCTGACCACTGACATCCTGAATACTATATTTAGTTGTATATTTGACTTCCAAAAGGAAGGCATTCAAAGTCATGTGCCTCATGGCCCTGTCAAGTGGGTTTCAACGAACAAAGAAacgtatctatctatctatagatgAGTCAATGACTCTAATCGATGCTTATCAATTAGTTTGTCTAACAATTAATGAAAATGCATTAATCAGTCAAAACATCggtctatccatctatctgtctatctgtcagtctatctatctatctatctatctatctatctatctatctatctatctatctatctatctatatatctatctatctagtattgATAAGCCTAACTGATGCTCCATCAATTGCTCTGTCtactaatcaatcaatcaatcaatcaatcatttaatcaatcaatcaatcaatcagtctgtctgtttttctttctatCCATGAGTCAATGAGTATGATCCACACTCTATAAATTAGTCTGTCAATCCATCAATGAAAAACAATGAATGAGTTAAcaaatccatccattcatccatctatctatctagtcaAATCAATGCTTTCCTATTCCAGTTTAACCGAATAGCTGATATTTTGGGCAAattcttttaataatattttttcttcagtctgttgtttactttaaaataaaatttcatatatttacatttaatatacaaCATATGTTTTGACATCTATGTAATAGCCTAAGTCAAACGAGTTTCAAAAGGAGTTTCTTCCAAATTACTCGTAACTCTGAAGAACTCCAAACAAACATCGTTTTGAATATATAAGTAGGATATAGCCTACCTAtatctgaataaaaaacaaagcGGAACTCACCCGCAGCCGCTTCCCTCACGATATATTCATGGCAGTGATGTCATAGCTCTCCAATCTCGATTCGCAGTTCCTCACTTCTGCACAACATTCCTTAACATCGTGCTCAGAAAGAAGACGAGCATGTCTTGAGACAAGACCCGAATGTTTTTAATCGCTTTGCTCCTTCATTAATTCCTTCTGTAGCGACACATCCCTCTAGGGTCTAGTAGGATAATTGTAAGCTTAATTTAGGTTGGCTGTTCTccgctctgacgctcctctgcaCTCGATCCTCTAACTTCCAACTCGCCACCTGCCCGTTTCAGCAGGCTACTGAACATCCAGACCCCAGCGGTTTCAGAGAGCAAAGCGGTGTTTACTGGTCTATTCAGCAGAGTAAAGTGAAGGATAAGACCTCGTGAGGGCACTCTGGGAGAATGACAGATATTTGCGCGGCTTGGCCAAATCTCCGGATTTAGGTAAAACAGCAGATGGTTGCTTGAGTGAAACTCGTGGCTTGTTGTAGATGGAAGAAAACATCTCAAAGGACACGTTTGCTTCAGTCGATTTATACGATACAAAGACTGTTAAAATAAACGTGCCTTTTTTGTGGTAAACTGGCTATTATTGCACTGTTTTTGTCGAAAAGAGAACTTTATTTTTTgaccatgtattttttttaattgatctatATAAGGTAAATGATGTAGCTATGTGGTTGTCCGAACTTTACcatgaaaatacagtaacaatATTACAAGAGTTACGAAATGGCACAGAATTAGCcataaaaagtcattaaaaaatcTCCATGAAAGTTAATAAATAGCTCATGCTATAACAaagatttgatatatttacggtaatgtacaaaaaaatatattcatgatctttacttaacctAATGATTTTgggataaaagaaaaatcgacaaTTTTGACAcaaggaattatttttttttattttttttttttggctattgctacaaaaatAAACCCCAGCGACAttaaacttttcagttttttcctgtaggattttttttttctttttttttttgttaacattttttacagtgtcgGCTAACACAATGCAATTAAGATGCAATTTGTTTTCCATGAGGCTTTTCAGATGGCCTGCAAGATCCTCTAAAATGCTGACCACGTTCAGATCTCCAAAGAATACTGCTGGACTTAAATAGcttttattaaatcatatttaagaACTGTAGCCATTCacctttattttataatatacaaaGTTTCACGTCTGAGACAACAATGTTATATAACTTGTGTTAAAACATCTCGGTGGTTAAACAGACTGTGGCAGCTATTTTAGCCTTCATGCCAGAATGAAAAAGCTACACAATCACTAACATTCAGACTACATATATTCTTAAATTACTTAAGTGCCTGAAGTTGGGCATCACACAACAGTAACCAGCACTATTAACGTAAAATGATAAGTCATGTTTTATCTTATTCCCTTTTTGTGTGAGGGGGACAGATACTGCACCCAATGAACCACAAATAAATTCTGTCACCAATGTACAAATGAATAACAGGTGTGATATTTAGTCTCAAAAACAATGAATCAGACAGGTCTTGCCTTAGACACTGTCTACATTTGCTGACATACATCATAAGGATGTTCCCTAATGGCAACAGACTCATTTCCACATGGTTATTTACTTCTGTTACAACTGTATAGTGCAAGTCCAGTTGAAACAGAGATACTTGCACTGGAATATCATACATTATTAGTTTAGGAGAACAGTGACACACTCCACATTGCCAGTAGGATTTTAATTAAATCTGGCCACTAGAgggaaaacatttcaaataaagaaagGGACTGAGAGCAGAAATGTCTCTAATATAGGAAACATTCACCTTTATCCTCATTTAGTAGCTGTTAGTTCTTTAAACTtcacaaaagtaaaaaaacagcAAGACTGGCCTATTTTGCCAAAACCTTTGTCTTTTTATTGCTCTGTAGTCTAGTTACCAGCAgtgatatatattatattatattatattatattatattatattatattatattatattatattatattatattatattatattatattatattatattatattatattatattatattatgcctttatttatgcaaataataataataataataataataattgtctaaCTTAAATGCCTCAGACTTTGGGAGAGCTGAGTTATATTTCTAGGGGCACTGAGATAAAAGACTGGGGCTGAATAGAGTTTAAAATGCCTATGTGTGTTGTCGTGTTGCACATGTTTGTTTCAGAAACTATTTGTCCTTGCATGTTTGCATGTTCAGCTTAAGATAGCAGTTCTTAAAATATCTTTGAATGTACCATATGTACATTACTTTGTTGTGTTTAGAAAAGCTTATAAATGAGAGTGCTTTAAATGTTTAGTTCACATTCAAAGTCTTTTCTCTTTCCTAACATGACTTCTGCAGAGCCTGTCTTGGTGTTAAGCCAGCAGTTTAGAttatttgcttttagttttttttttctttccatattGTATATCCTTACTGCTGTTTGttgtacatttaaaaagtatttatctTGTATACCAGCACAACCTTCTGAAATCTACTACATCATTCCCAGCTgaatatttctctctctttctctctctgtttttctctgtatCCACTGACACAACAATCTCTTGACCTGCCTTAATAAATGCCGTACTGACTTTGGCTTAGAGTAAGATGGGCTGCACACTGATTTGTATTGGTCAAATCCTGCCATCACAAACCCTCAGATCCCTGTGCATGTGGCAGATGGTTATGAAATTGTGAATGTGCTCTTGCTGTTCAAAGGCTGTTTGTCACACTGCATTAATTTATAGTTTTCCAGGCCTCTGTTTCTCAACTCTAATCCCCAGCATGTGAATATCTATGCATGAATGGTGGCTGCACTGGAGAAGCAGGAAAAAGCTCCTGTGATGGGATTTATGAATGGAGTGTTGAGTTTCCTCATCGCCGCtctgtttttttactcataatagaatagaatagaattaaaatctataatgtaatattaaacaattaaaatataaaaaatattaatcaaaaacaaaaagttaaatgaaaatatttgccCATTTGGGATCAAATGCAAATATTTTCTTATGGAATCAcgttgaataattaaaaaaaaaaacatcccagaATGCACATCATGAGGTTGGTTGAAAGAAGTCGAAAGTGTCAAGCTTATTTAAAGTAGCTTAGATAAAGACTTGATTTGTTAAACATCTTTTGGTCACCTGACATTTGTGTTAATTTAAAGTTTTGATGACTTCATTATTTcactaaaatgtgaaaaatagatATTTAAGGGTGTTCGGACTTATGACAGGTAGTATATATAGGACATATACAATAGTGCCCACAAAAAAGGGGAAGTTTGATGCATGGCTCTAGTTCTCAGTCTGAataatcaactgtaaaaaaaagtttcaaaagtcTCGTGACAGTCATGGGAGCAGACATGTGACTGCAGCAAGGCATTCTGGGTTTCTTTATCTCTGTGGTGGAATGTAAAGTAATAGAAACAGATGTAGAGTTTGCTGCTAGCCAGCTGGGTTAAGGAGTTaaggagtttttttattttattattttttttgctgtgtaatgTAACTGAACATTTGTCATGCTGGAGCTATCTAAATTTATGTACTCTAAATAAAAcctaatatttcatgtttaatcaGGTTAATATGATTGCATTGCAGTGTTTTGTGTTAATCTAAGCATTTGTTTGTAATGTAAATTCTTTAGTGTATGAAATAGTCTCACAACAATTTAACTATTCAATAATTTAATGTATCCGGGTCAGAGTTAGACCTTCTTTCTAGGTATTGCagtttaatatgtaataatatcaAATGAATTCCTGTGAGAACCATGTTTTACCAAGAAATTCCAGTAAATGAGATGCACAGTAATTATCTGAAGTATATTtcttgttacacacacacaaaaaagaaaagttttaaaaaagtgtattGAAGCGCTGGGGTATCTTTTTATTGATTAGTTTGTACATTTGTCGAATAACATGcaataaattgtaattaatagCAACTGTGTTCCACAAACTAATTCCAGTTTTTAAGATTTTTtgagacaggttttttttttttttaataaacaaaagctGAATATATTCTTAAATTTAGTCTTCTCAGGCTTGTCACCATGTCAGCAGGCTGTACTGCTTTTGGCCTGTGATATTTATAGATTTGCTTGTATGTTTGTGAGTAATCTGCACATAGTATGAACACTAGGGGACTTTCCTCATTATACATTTATATCTTAGTGCTGACCCCATGCCTATACAGTAGACATCATGGGACAATTTTAAAGTAGACCTCATGCAGTGACACACTGCACAGGGAACTCAGGTTGTTGACTAACAAGCGGAAGTGTTCATGACAAGCTAACATGGCCTCAGGAGAATGAAGTATAGAAAAAGATTATTGATACTATCAAATCAATTGTGAGTTTGAAGTCACATGTCCTCTATTTACGCCAGCTAAAATACCAACTGAAATTGTGAGCTGATGAATGCACAGAAGGTTTCAAACTCTTAATCACATCCATCTTTTTGCAGGAACCCAACAGAAATTCACTAAAAATCTGGATGGGTTGTTTCTTTTGTTAGTGTGACTAAAACCATCTCCTGCTAAATTAacggaaataattaaaaaacactaTCATTAAGCAATTCCCAAGATGTTAGAGAGAATTTAAGCAGTTTTGGAACATGAAGGAAAAGTTACACCAAATGCATTATGTAAAACTAATGgttgtttatgtaaaaataatcGATGCATTTAGAAACTTCTTGCTGCTGCTTGCAAAAAAATTTTCTTGGTAACCTTATTATGCAAATAATTTCATATCATTTAAAGCTGAAAACAACACAAAGGATctctaaactattattataaatTCTCTTGTTGGTAGTGTTGGTTTTAGTAAATTtactcaatttaatttaattttaattttaaatagaaatctctttCCACGACCTTGGACACTATTCCCAACTTCCCACTTTTCCTAAAACTGTAACCTGACTCCTGACATCATCGCTTTGAGCTGGTGTTTAAACTATTCCAGATGAAGCGGGTCTTCATCCTTTTCCTGCAACAGGAGTAACTTCCTCAAAACTCCAGCATATAAAGAGGTCGTCCACTAACCCAGTTTCAAACCAACATTCACCTTTTGTTCTGAACTTCTGGAATTCAGGTAAATGAGTTTCCTCATCaccactgtttttatttttaactcctCGTAAATGATTTGCATTGTTTATTTGTAACGTGTTATAATTgctgttttaatattataaaaatttaatttgaagttGTGGGTGCAAATTTGTTGCAATCACTTTCGCTTTCTTTTTATTCTTCATgaaacctttttaaaaacatataatactGCAAATTTCTTCTAGCACATTTCAAAAATCACCACTTAATCCTCAATTCTCTAAACTGACtaaatacactcaaaaaaattctGGGGtttttcaacccaactttgggtcaaatttgGACTAACTCAACTTTTTGGTtaaaaattttatgtaaaaattgaACCGAAgtgttgggttagtccatatttgacccaaagttgggttgaaacaacccagcttTTTTTAGAGTGATAAGTTTCACTGTCTGCGGGTGTTGTTCTTGTTAGTGGTTTATGGTAAACATGGTTTCAAGAGCGCCACGGGTGTTCTATAGTTTACAGTGTGGCTTTAAACCTCTGACTGTAGGTCTGTTTGTCAGGGCATAATGCATGCATTTGCTGGAATCACCCTGCTTGTGGTGGTGTGGAGTGGACTAGCTCACACTCTGGAGAACCTCACACTCGATGAAGCATGGGAGAACTGGAAACTCACCCACAAGAGGGAGTACAATGCCCTGGTGAGTAATAGCCTATAAAgacaatacaataatatttagtttctttaaaaaaaagagggGAAGGtagcttgtattttttttaaagactacaCTGATTGGAATGTAACGGCTAAATCCCTTTATAATAGGGCTGTGCTTTTACATGCAATGCGgctcaataattaaaaataaagagagaaagaaagaaaatcttacAACCTTAGGATctgttagtttttatttaattttaaagagtTTTAAGTATTATGTGCAAATTCCACCTAAATCCTTACTTAAAGGTGCCATGCATTagagtataaaataaatacatcttaattaaaggaatagttcaaccaaaaaaaaaaagaaaatctgctgAAAACTTACTTACCCataggccattcaagatgtatgagtttgtttgttcattgaaacagatttggagaaatttaacattacatcacttcctcatcaatggatcctctgcagtgaatgggtgccgtccgaATGAGTTAAAACAGTTTATagaaacaccacaataatcaTTGAGTAATTAACATGACTCCAGTCCTTCAATTAACTCTGTTTGAAGCAAAAAGTtgcatgtataataaataaatccatgtagacatttttaacttcaaacaacTGTTTCCGGATTAAATAAGAGCCCTCTTTTTCCAGTGTCATGCAATGTATCATCAGTTGGTGGTTTATAtacagtttgggaaccactggcctaAATCATTCAATATCACTCATTGTTTGTGCCAAGTGTTTACATCTGTGCTTTATGGTGGACAGGATGAAGAGTCTATTCGACGGGCGATTTGGGAGAAGAACATGCAGTTTATTGAGGCCCATAACAGAGAGTACGAACTGGGGATTCATACCTATAATCTGGGCATGAACCATTTTGGAGATATGGTAAGTGCCCTAATTCAATCTACTAATAATTTGCTGCTGTAAAAAGTTTAACACATTGTTTTGCAAACATTTGTCAGTCTAATATGTTGGAAAACAGCCGTATATGTGTGTTTCTGTGCCTTTAAGATGTCACATTCTTGCTAAACTTGTTTGGGAGTAAACATGACAACAAGAATGTTCCAACAACaacatatttattatgaatgaaaCAAGATCCAAGTAAACTGATAACATTTTTGAGTGTTGATcaggaaatgtttttgtttactttttttgtctAATGATTATATCTCTGCAGACACTAGAAGAAGTGGCAGAGAAAGTCATGGGACTTCAAATGCCCATGTTCCGGGACCTAACTAACACATATGTGCCTGAGGACACAGTGGAGAAGTTGCCCAAATCAATTGACTACCGCAAACTGGGATACGTAACCTCTGTCAAGAACCAAGTGAggaaatgtcaaaatatttcagtaatattGTGGCAATATTTCCTCATTCTGAGAAACTTTTACATGACCAATCCTATCCTcacgtgctttcacacacatttctACCGAATGAGGGTTACCATCTAACTTTGATCTATACCGTCTAAGTATCATTTGTTGTTTCAAGCCAACTATAGTTATCACAGTACTTAAGTGCCATCAAGATTATTTCTCCACCAGTATTTAAGTGTTTTTCTCCCTCGCTCACCTCAGGGTTCTTGCGGCTCATGCTGGGCCTTTAGCTCTGTTGGGGCTTTGGAAGGTCAGCTGAAGAAGACCAAAGGTCAGCTGGTGGACCTCAGTCCTCAAAACCTGGTGGACTGTGTGACTGACAATGATGGCTGTGGTGGAGGATATATGACAAATGCCTTCAGATACATCAAAGACAACCATGGCATTGATTCAGAGGAGAGCTATCCCTATGTTGGAATGGTAATTAGTTATCCAAAActacacaaattaaataaaaaatgactgtATCAGAGTTATTTGGTTAAAATATAAACAAGGTCACAGCCATCCAACGATTTGATGACCAATGAGAAAAATTTACAATACTTAGTTCACATTTCGAAACTCTTCAAACAGTGAGCACAACAGCAATCTATGTCAGATAAACTGCAGACATTTTTCCATTGCTTTTGCActaaatgcattaatgcattgTTACACTGATGGTGTTATTTTAGGTCATTGTTTTATGAGTGACAAAGTGCTACTTCTCTAATGGAAAAATGACTTGATTTGAGACAAGATATTTTTGTATTGATATTGGTTGTTTTAGTTCATTTGATGGGCCCAGCTGAAAGTTGGTAAGAAGATCTATGTGAAGAATAGTACTGAAAAATAAGtcatagaaattattttaaaaaaatgttgatagTCACAAGTTTTCATCACTTCTGCCCAATGCAGGACCAGCAGTGTGCCTATAACAGCTCAGCAAGAGCGGCCAGTTGTAAAAGGTATAAAGAGATTCCTGAGGGAAATGAGAAGGCACTGACTGCTGCCGTGGCAAAGGTGGGACCTGTATCAGTGGGTATAGATGCCATGCAGTCCACCTTCCTGTACTACAAAAGCGGTACTTGACATCACTACTACGTAGTCTTTTGGTGTTGTTGTTTTGCTGAAATGTTTAAAGTGGAGGTCAGTAATAAGACTAAAATCTTAATCCCTGCTATGTCCAAAACCCATTTTTAGGTGTGTACTTTGATCCCAACT
Proteins encoded in this region:
- the LOC132103125 gene encoding cathepsin K-like encodes the protein MHAFAGITLLVVVWSGLAHTLENLTLDEAWENWKLTHKREYNALDEESIRRAIWEKNMQFIEAHNREYELGIHTYNLGMNHFGDMTLEEVAEKVMGLQMPMFRDLTNTYVPEDTVEKLPKSIDYRKLGYVTSVKNQGSCGSCWAFSSVGALEGQLKKTKGQLVDLSPQNLVDCVTDNDGCGGGYMTNAFRYIKDNHGIDSEESYPYVGMDQQCAYNSSARAASCKRYKEIPEGNEKALTAAVAKVGPVSVGIDAMQSTFLYYKSGVYFDPNCNKDDVNHAVLAVGYGVTPKGKKYWIVKNSWGEEWGKKGYVLMARDRNNACGIASLASFPVM